The Rosa rugosa chromosome 1, drRosRugo1.1, whole genome shotgun sequence genomic sequence CCTACTTCCAAATCCATATAGGTGAATCCATCAAGTGTGTACtgcaaacaaacacaccacccAAATGTTTGGGCTATGAAACTCATTAAGAACATTTGTTCAACCTTACACATAGCAGTTCAATCACTATTTATTTACACCATACGGAGGGACCATCAATAGCTTTATTTGATAGTGCAACACTGACCAACAAGTGACTTGTTCTTACCCATATGAACCTACTTCATGGGATCTCCAATCACATAGGTTGGGTTACCATCACTCTTGATCTTTGTCTATAGGCATAAGCCCCATCCCCCTTGATGTATTAACCACTAGCTTTTGGCTTTTAGTCTAGAGATTTTGTCAGAGTATTGGCCAAAATCAACTATGACCTACAAAGCTTATTGATTAATCTCAACAGTAAGTAATCCTCAATGGATTTTTAGTTATCCAATCTCATATAAATATAAGAgcctattttttttgtttttccttgacCCCCACATTTTTGAGTCTGTTTGGCTCATATATACAGGCAAGATAATATCAAGCCATATATATTTAGGCAACGAATCTTCGCATGTCAAGGACTTGGGAATTTAATAGGCAACAATATTTACCGATTTCGTGACTTCGGATACCTTAGTCACTCCCACATTTGGAGCCATCAAATGTCTATTTGATCAAAATTAAATTTGATCATGGAGGTACATCGAATGTCCATTTTCTCaaaacataaaccgaaggcAGCAATTAATGTGATAGTTTTTTCAGGGCATCAGCATAAGGGACAATATCGAGGCGTCGATGAATAAAAACTGcatatatttatttgttttgaagCAACATTGACCGAAAGGCAACGAAAATTCAAAAGGCAACCCAAAACCTTTAAGGCAACATACTGAGCTAATCATCCGAGCAAATACCGTAGTAAGCAGCAATATATAATTGTGGTAATAATATTGACGCCTTCAATGGCTAGGCAACCATGTTTAGAGATTTGTTGTCTTTGCATTATATTCGGAAGCACTGATAATATATAATCAGGCAACTATTTTCTTGGTAACCAATTTCTCAAGGCAACGTACCATGTTCATTACCATTAAAGTATCGAGGCAACCGTTATATCTAATCCATAGGATAGGGTCCGATTCATCATTGAAGATGTAAATGAGGCAACCTTTATTACTTGTAACCAAACTTTAAGGCaacattattatttttatctttTCGAAGGCATCAACCGTAGGGACATTTAGATTCCAAGGCATCAAATTACCAAAGGCAACCGTCAATGTAAAATTGACAACATAATTTCTCAATGCGTTATTCACGATAACACATTTTTTTAGGCAACCGAGGCATCATCTTAATCAAGAGGCAATAGAAATATTGAGAGGCAACAACTTTATTATTTCCGAAGAAACAATAATCCGAAGACAAcatctcaaattttttttttttccttccttgaaGAAAAGATACTTTGAAGGGACGTATTTCGAAGGCAACAACAAAGGAACAACTTTTCGAGTTATAACGGTAAAAATATTTTAATGCATAGAAAATAATTATGGTTCAAATCATATAACAAAGATAATTAAAAACTCTTGCTAAACCATAAGGTTAATAGCAATGATGCAAAATAAATAGTACGAAAATGGTAAAACGATATTATACACAGAAATTAATATAGAAAAGTAAATGTGCGAAACGGTTAGTTTTAAGTTACAAACATAATTCCATTGAACAATGAAGCGAATgcaaataaaactaaaattaatgGTAGCACACAACTCAAAACATCATTACACCAGGCATTACTAGCCGAAAAATGCACATTATAGGATCAACATTCAAATGTAGAGCTGTTTAGTTTTTCAAGTTATAAACTAACGCCAATAACAAAAATGAATGCAATTGAGTAATTTAAATCTTATAGGCAGAAACTTAAACGATCATAAGCCATaagcaaataaaatataaccGAAACTTAATGCATGATTAAAATGCAACATACATTTTGCAATCTGCAGGAAGCTAACTGCCATACTAATAATTCTAAATCTAGAAGAACAAACTCATTCATAGATATATCTCAAGATATAGTATTGACTCcattctcaaaacaactcacagtatattcttttcaaattttggaGTAGAAAGGCAATATGTTTAATGAGAAAGAGTTATACTTGCAACAACTAAATGAATACCAcaaatcctatccagagtgaggcctcgctcagaaattaaagtgcgaggttggagtttagggtcacttttcagtcgcatatctacatctcgaccgttcagtttttaggtactaatatatagatcatctctgcaaaatttcagccaaattgatgatctttaaggtatctaactcgcttaaaccaatggacgaactgaatctgtcaaacctgaaccgtactagctttaaggcagttatcaatgccttaacgactatcaatttagctgaaattttgcagagatgatctatacattagtacctaaaaattgaacggtcgagatgtggatatgcgaccgaaaagtgatcctaaactccaacctcgcactttaatttcagagcgaggcctcgctctggatatgATCTAATGAATACCAGACTTATCTTTATGTCCAAGCTTTTCACAAGGAAACATCCACCAACGATGTCTACTCTTAAgattgttggaaaatttggtTAATGGATGCTACTTGAGTCACCATATTTTGATTCTcctacaaaatcaaaatcatatattaataataaataattataataatattattgtcatACTAGATTAAATAATAAGGATTATAAAACTTATCTATTGGATTTATAGGCTTCCGAAAAACACATTACTTGAAAAGAATTTAAGGTTGAGGCATGTAACCACTGCCCTTAAGAGTAGATTTCTCCCCTCGGAGACAATGTCTCGGTGTAGCAGGTTTGTGGCGCCCTACCCTCCAGGGTACAACAACCTTGATCCTTGTAGGTGTACACTCACAATACTCGGATCATATCGAACAGCTTGAAACTTTCTTTTAGTGGAATAGATAAATTAAAGGAAATACATGAATACTTTGAGCTCGGAAAGGTAATAAAGGAGATTGAATTtctgttgttttattttttatctggAAAACTAGGGATTATATATATGGCAGGAATGACAATTTAACAATAGCAATTAAGCTATGTAACTTATGTAACCAAAATGAATATTATGACATTGATTAGAAAGAATCAAAACGTCAAAATAGGAATGACATTTAAACTCTGTAACTTATGTAACAGAAAGGCAATATATATCTTGACATTGATAAGTAAACCAAAACGGAAGAAAGCTGTTAAAGATAATCAATCTTCCCCATTCAATAGCTCATCTACAGCTTGATATGGCTGTAATGTTGTGGCTATGATCATGCGTCAGTTTTGATATTATGCATCAGTTTTGATATTGTTATAATTGTAGTTTTATTGCTTCATGTAACTGTCAAACACATACTGTTATATATTGTACAGAATGTAAAAGTACAAATCAATGAGAATCAATTtctacaaaagaaaataaagaaccaCCATAATTGCAGactttgaacaaatgaatgaTATATGAGTGAACTGATGAAATCTTTGTGTCAATCACAATCAAAGAGAGTTAATGACTATTGCCATATGCAATTAAAGGTCCAATGGAGGTTTCAAATATAGCTGGTATTTTGAAATATTCTAACTAAATTCCAACATCTAAAATGACAAACACCAGCTTTCAgaacttcatctttggtttctGTACAAGCCTTCTCATCATCACAACCCTAAGCCATAGCGTGCGTGCATCCCTTTTCATCTTCGGGGATTCAATATATGATGCTGGAAACAATAACTATATAAACACTAGTTATCGGGCAAATTTTCGGCCATATGGTGAAACCTTTTTTAAGAACCCAACGGGAAGATTTTCGGACGGTCGTCTAATTTCAGATTTTATAGGTAACATACATATACTTTACAATTATATATAGGAGTGCAGAAATACAACTGTAGAGTGAAAATAGCTTTGCCCTAATATCTTACTGTTACAGCTGAGTACGCAAAACTACCTATTATTCCACCGTATCTACAACCCGGCAATCAGCAATTTACATATGGTGCAAATTTTGCATCTGCAGGAGCTGGTGCTCTGGTTGAAACTTTCCACGGTTTGGTATGTACATGACTTGTGATTTTACACCTATTTATGTCGTTCTCCAATTAACTGGTTCTATGATCATGTAAATGACCTTAATTAATTGCCATTCAGAAAGCCATGCGTGTATAAAGCTATATAAAAATCTTAAAGACTTGTCTATGCTTGAATTAAAAAATGTTTATTTGGTCTCTGGACCTTGTTTCAGGTGATAGACCTTAATTCTCAACTTTCAAATTTTGAGCGAGTTCATGAGTCATTGAGGAAGAATTTAGGGGATGAAGAAGCCAACACTTTGATATCAAGAGCTGTTTACTTATTTAGTGTCGGAGGCAACGATTACTCATACATATTCGGGACAAACTCCAGCATCCAGCATCCTCACAGGGAATTTGTAGGAACTGTTCTAGGCAACATAACTGCAGCGATCAAAGTAAGCTTTTAGTactccaacaaaaaaaaaactcaatttcTCATTTTATACATATGGTACATACTTGCTATTGATCGATAAttgataataaattaataatagaGTGAATAATTTCAATGTACCAGGAAGTATACAACAAAGGAGGAAGAAAATTTGGGTTTCTTAACCTTGATCCTCTTGGTTGTATACCATACTCAAGAGCACTtgagaagaaacaaaaagatgGATGCTTTGAAGAGATTACACCGTATGTAGAACTCCACAATGAAGAACTTCCCAAACTCCTTCAAAAGCTGGAGACTGAACTCAAGGGATTTAAATACTCGCTTTCCAACTATAATGAGTTTCTGAGTGAAAGGATAAATAACCCTTCTAAATATGgtaaattttcattttcttggttgtgtgtgtgtttcaaattgttatatgcatattattttcCTTTTACAGTTAATGGGGTCTAGTGCTATCTAATTGCCATCATATTATAGCTCTTGTTTGAGGAGGTTAACtcatttatttgtttgtttgttttttttttttttttccggcaaATTAAGGTTTTAAGGAGGGGAAGGTGGCATGTTGTGGAAGTGGTCCGTATAGAGGAACTTTCAGCTGCGGAGGCCAAAGATCGAGGTACTAAAGAGTATGATTTATGCCCGAATGCAAGTGAATATGTCTTCTTTGACTCTGGTCATCCAACAGAAGGGGTCAATCAGCAATTTGCTACGCTATTTTGGAGTGGAACTCCCAATCTCAAAGCACTATTTGAAAATTAGATGCGCTTGTGCATCCTGTTATGTTTTGTTGCTTTCTTTCGATGCGTTTGCATCACTCCATGTACTCCTCAGTTTCACTTAATAAAGCTTGTCgtctttcccttaaaaaaaaaaaaaacactatttgaaagaaattaacatatatatatatacggacgcgttccaaagaggacgtccgcactttcgctaaagtgcggatgACGGTGCTGCAGCCCAACTCAGGTCAcgacggcgcggcgcggcttgccggagggagcccaggggtcgtgcggaggggtctgcggtcgAGTGGAGTCGCCGGTGACGGGTTTTCCgatgctgcacagaacctgcagttgcaggtgaggtggctgcccagaaaccggcaaccccgacctcctccgacctcgaacggtGCCCAGAAGCAGTCTGGGATGCTTCCGGCCTCCTTCCGGCCCGATTCGCGCTGCCGTCGACGCCTGAGCTGGGCTGCAGTGTCGGCGTCCGCACTTTAGTGacgtgcggacgtccgcttcagaacccgcctgtatatatatatatatatatagcttaaTATGCAGTTACTAGATAGAgtttatatgtgtgtgtgtgtatatatatcttAATAAGTTAATATGGGAACTGTATTGGCAATGTAAACTCTCTGTTACGGTATAttatttttgaagaatatcatgtcgatatattaatattactcaggccagaaaggactattacatatcctccctctaccatctctgagtatataaagagtttgtggttaAAAACCAcaacgatacatagattaggtccgatcatttgacggtacccatgctcacttattcaaagaaAGCCTATAACTATGTTACCAATGACAAGTAAATAGGCAAAGTTCAActggaaataaaattaaattttctccttgcccttaacactaGGGCTTGGAGGTTTGCTAGGGCAGATGACATTCAGCACATCTTCAGCAGAAACTTTCTTATTCTTGGAGGGGTGTTTGTTCTTCGACCCCAGAggccttcctttcttcttcttgatagGCTGCATGTCTTCTTTTTTGATAACTCCTTCCTTAGGAATCATGATTCCCCCTGGAGCCTCAATCAGTCCAAGAGACTTGGCAGAGAATTTTGTAACGTCTCAtatctcaatttacccgtttactagtcatttggacggtaaacgatatttactttcacttttactgtcgtttcagtacttttagtggccctaaaaagttgacttttcgttcgggtcaaaatttgaggaaactttcttcatggaaatcgtagaggacattaaactgAGCGCGTGCATActtggttcgtaaaaatcggagttcctatgcgaaagttataagtgaAATATGAAAATTACTGTTTATGGTGGatttgtataaatttgaaaagttACTGTAGCCGGGTaactttcctttcttttctctcttcttcccctcgtgctctctctgtctctcttctgcaactctctctgtctctctgctGCAACTCTCTTTCTCCACCTCTAGGCCatcaaatggcgagctgcgagcatcgatagactcgtctcctCCTCATTaacacgcatgtgggagttgtttacggcgatttggccggaaatgtggagatcgaagccaacattttaaattttttactgtagcaaattggtcaacgccgatttccgtcCACCTCcggtcataaacccaggtccattagaagcgccttgagTCACTCTTCACGCTCGCCAAGtttcataacccagatcgaagcatggaggaagaaagcataattggaaaatttcactgtacttcggagtgcttaattgttcggccacTTCAAGGTAtgttctgactttgtcacagttgagaaagttattggaaatgttgagatgatgctgtggatgaaatttggtggccggaggaggagttgGCCGCTGCATGAATAGTGCGACGGTGAATAGTGCGGTGTGTGAACagtgatttaaattctgtttttttttttagttagttAAATCACATAAATATTGTAGAGCTtatatgtgaagtttggtgaattttggaggagtttggaattgtttgtgattttccgaagttcggagttttgtgattgaattgtgggaaatccggccgtcggatttccctcgttttagttgtggaatatgtaaatcgaggaattggtgttatgggtgtgatttgggttgaatccgagaagtatggagatagggattttcgggtttcgtttaggttcgtaattatttattcgaattgtcgtttatggaagtgtacttgtgtacaggacgatatATCGAGCTACCGcttgacgaaggaactcgtttgcgtggtcgccaactagtactgtgagtggacttttgtttta encodes the following:
- the LOC133742017 gene encoding LOW QUALITY PROTEIN: GDSL esterase/lipase 1-like (The sequence of the model RefSeq protein was modified relative to this genomic sequence to represent the inferred CDS: deleted 1 base in 1 codon); this translates as MTNTSFQNFIFGFCTSLLIITTLSHSVRASLFIFGDSIYDAGNNNYINTSYRANFRPYGETFFKNPTGRFSDGRLISDFIAEYAKLPIIPPYLQPGNQQFTYGANFASAGAGALVETFHGLVIDLNSQLSNFERVHESLRKNLGDEEANTLISRAVYLFSVGGNDYSYIFGTNSSIQHPHREFVGTVLGNITAAIKEVYNKGGRKFGFLNLDPLGCIPYSRALEKKQKDGCFEEITPYVELHNEELPKLLQKLETELKGFKYSLSNYNEFLSERINNPSKYGFKEGKVACCGSGPYRGTFSCGGQDRGTKEYDLCPNASEYVFFDSGHPTEGVNQQFATLFWSGTPNLKALFEN